The following DNA comes from Pseudomonas sp. Tri1.
AGATGCTCAAGGGCTTGTTGCTGCAATTGATCGGCAGCGTCTGCGCCTTGTATGCCGAGCCGCTCAAGCGCCTGGCCGAAGAAAACGCCGCTGAAGTCAGCCGACGCGACGCGCTGAGCAGAATGTCCGAATACCTGCGCAAGAACATCGCCGACCCCGACCTCAACCTGATCAAGGTGGCTGCCGCGACGTACTTGTCCCCCACGTACCTGACTCACTGGCTGCGCAAGGAAATCGGCAAGACCTTCACCGAACTGGTGCTCGAACGCAGGATGCACGCGGCACGTAATTATTTACTCAACGGCACGCGTCCGGTGGGCGAAGTGGCGAGGTTGTGCGGGTTTGCCGACGAGGCTTATTTCTCGCGGCGCTTTCGCCAGATACATGGGCAACCGCCGGGGCAGTTCAGGCGCCAGCAACTTAATCCGGACAGTCCGCAGTTGCCATTGAACAACAGCTAGCTATATTCCACGCCATGAGCCGGCATCATCAGGTTATCTATGCTGGCTTCCCGGACGAAAACCAGAGCATGAATAATGTCCCTCAAGCCCAATCAAAACCCTCCAGTCATTTTGGTCCCCGCTCAACAAAGCGACTCGGACTCTCTGGTGAATATTCGAATCGAGGCCATGCGCGAAAGTCTGGAGCGTGTGGGGCGATTTGATCCGATACGCGCACGCGAGCGATTTCTCAGTGGTTTCGAACCTCGCTACACGCGCCACATCGAGGTGTCGGGAAGGAGGGTTGGATTCGTTGTGGTCAAGCATCACAACAGTGAGCTCTTGCTTGACCACTTGTATGTGAAACCAGATGCGCAAGGGTCAGGAATAGGCTCTGCCGTTCTCGATCATATTTTCAAGGAAGCGGATGCAGCCGCGCTCCCGATAAGGGTTGGCGCCCTTAAAGAAAGCGCCTCGAATCGCTTTTACATCCGCCACGGCTTCCAATTCGTCGAAAGCAGTGAGTTCGACAATTATTATGTTCGGCAGAGCGTTGGTGAAACCTGTGGGTGAGTGGCGTTGGGTGCAGAAAAGACTAGCCATTTCCGGTTTTTTGTTCTGGATCAAGCTTAGCTTTTGGGTTGCGCTGTGTGGAGAAGCGAACGGCTTCATGGAAATGCCAATCGAACCCCGTACAACGCCATAGGTCTGCTCCTGTATGACCTATCCGGAATTCAAGCCTATGTCCCCACATCAAAGCCTGGTTTTACTTGCGCGGGGCGGTTATGCCGCTCGAGGCGTCATTTATCTGATCATCGGCATCTTCGCCTTGCTGGCGGCGCAAGACTCGAGCAAATCGAAGGATAGTCACAGCAGCCTGGAAGTATTGTTGAGCCAGCCATTCGGCCATGCTTTAGTCGGCCTGGTGGTGATGGGTCTACTTGCCTTCGCCGGGTGGCGTGTGTTGCAGGCAACCCGTGATGTCGATCATCACGGTAAAGAACTCAAAGGCTTGGTGATTCGGGCAGGTTTGTTGGCTGGAGGTTTGATCAACGGCGCACTGGCATTTTTTGCGTTGGGTTTGCTGATCAGTGGTCTCAAAGGCTCGGGCGGCTCAGGCGGCGATCAGACCCAGGATCTACTGGCGCGCCTGCTGTCCTGGGATCACTCGAATGTGCTGATTTACCTCATCGCACTGATACCGCTTGGCGTCGGCATTGCTCATATCATCAAGGGCTGGAAGGCGTCGTTCGAGAAGTACTTCGAAGCTGACGAGGACGTCATGCGCTATGTGCGCCCGGTGTCACGCTTCGGTCTAATCGCCCGTGGCGTCGTCTTCATTGAAATCGCCCTGCTGCTCATCATCAGCGGCTCGACTTATAAAGCCATGGACCCACCCGGCATGAAAGACGCCCTCGATGCACTGCAAAACCTGCCGGCCGGTGGCGTGGTTTTAATGGTGATGGCGTTGGGGCTGATCGCGTTTTCGGTCTACAGCTTTTCCGAAGCGGCCTGGCGCAAGATAAACATGGATGTACCTGGAATGTCGGGAACATAGCGTTATTTATTGCTGCACAGGTTTTACACGACGCAAAAGATCGTCCAGTACGTAGGTATCCAGAAAGGCGTTTACTTCAGTGACCCGGCCGTCCTTGAAGGTCATGTGCCAGAGGTAGGTGTTGTTGTAGGGCCTTTGATCCAGGGCTGTGGCCTTGCCGTTCCATAGAACGACCACGACATCGTCTTCGGCAACGATGCTTTGGACGGTGGGAGAGATAGGGCTGGCCAGCCGAGCGCTGATCGGCTTAACGGCCCGCTCCATTAAATCGGTCTTGCTGTTATATACAACAGACACCGGGCTTGATCCGGCAACAGTCCATACAGCGTCAGGCGCCAGCAGATCGAACACAGTGCCTTTGCCTTGTTGCCAGTTCGTGAACGCTTGGCGCACCTGATGTGCATTGGCGTCTTGTGTCATTGTTTCCGACGCGTTAACTGTGCTGATTGAAAATAACAAACACAGTGCGGCGGCCTGAAGACGCATCGCCGAACTCATCCATATAGTCATGATCTTCTCTCACGCCCGTTGATAGGAATCTCTTCAAGAGAACCTTAACGGCTTGCGCCCAGAAGTCCGTGCTCAATACTGCTGCGGGGTTGCCTGATACTGTTTGGCGCTGTTCCCATATTGTTCCCATATCGCCCTTTTTCAGACGCCAAAAACCACAAACCCCCGACTTTCTCTAGGAAAATCAGGGGTTTGTGTTTGCAGAATGTGGCGGTGAAGGAGAGATTCGAACTCTCGATACAGTTTCCTGTATACACACTTTCCAGGCGTGCTCCTTAAGCCACTCGGACACTTCACCGTATCTCGGCAAACTGTTCAGTCTGTCGAGGCGCGCTAATGTAGTCGAAAGCTTTTCCGATGGCAAAGGTTTTTTTCAGAATTTTCATGCGGTTAAGGCGGTTGGGCATTTCAAACGCCTAGGAGCATGGCAAATCGGCCAATCTCCGGGTTTGTGTCTGCGCTGCACTATAGATGAAGGCATGGCCGCTTGGGCGGGCCAGGTTGTTTGTGGGGCCTGGGGCTGACCGGTGAGTCAGTCACGGTGCTTTACCTGGCCTGCGACGGTGGGTAACGTCTGCGTCACTTCTCTTACAAGGAATAGCGCCATGAGCGACCTGATTGCCTACCATCTCGAAGACGGTATCGCGACCCTGACCTTGAACAACGGCAAGGTCAATGCCATTTCGCCGGATGTGATCGCCGCGTTCAACGTTGCGCTGGACCAGGCGACGGCGGATCGGGCGGTGGTGATCATTACCGGGCAGCCGGGGATTTTGTCGGGTGGTTACGATCTGAAGGTGATGACCGCTGGTCCCAAGGAAGCGGTGAGCCTGGTCACGGCCGGTTCGACCCTGGCCCGTCGCCTGTTGTCACACCCCTTCCCTGTCGTTGTCGCTTGCCCCGGGCATGCGGTGGCCAAGGGCGCGTTCCTGCTGCTGTCGGCGGACTACCGCATTGGTGTGGACGGGCCGTTCAGCATTGGCCTGAATGAGGTACAGATCGGCATGACCATGCACCATGCGGGTATCGAACTGGCCCGTGATCGCCTGCGCAAGTCGGCGTTTCATCGCTCGGTGATCAATGCCGAGATGTTCAACCCACAGGGCGCGGTGGATGCAGGTTTCCTCGACAAGGTGGTGTCGGCAGAAGAACTGCAGAGCGCAGCTCTGGAAGCGGCGCGTCAGTTGAAGAAAATCAACATGTCCGCCCACAAGAACACCAAGCTGAAGGTTCGCAAAGCCCTGCTGGAAACGCTGGACAGCGCGATTCTGCTGGATCAGGAACACATGGGCTGACGCTCCCACGTCACTCAAGGCTTCCACGCTCATTGTGGTGAGGGATCTTGCTCCCTCACCACAGGCTCCCCCTCAGGGCAGGGCCTTTTCCTACGCGCGCCGTTTAAAAATCAGCAACCGCTCTAGCCCGCTTCTGTCGCCTCATTCGGAAACATACGCTCAAACATCCTCCATCTCCTACCTCTATGGCGGCAATTGCCGAAAACAGTGCACATCCGTACACTGCGCCACCTTTTGTCCCGATAGGGCCTGTAGATGCTGTTTGTACTGCGTATGTCATTGATGGCCCTGCATTTTGTCCTCGCGGGTATGCTCGGTGTAATCCTGGGCCTGTGCCGACCGTTCAATCCGGACAACAGCCGTTTATGCGCAAGATTGTATGCATTGCCCGCCATGTGCATCTTGCGCCTGCGGGTGAAGGCTGAGGTCAGCACGCTGGTGGATAAACCGCAGAGCTGCGTGATCATCGCCAACCACCAATCCAACTATGACCTGTTCGTGTTCGGCAACGTGGTGCCGCGCCGCACCGTGTGCATCGGCAAGAAGAGCCTGAAGTGGGTGCCGCTGTTCGGACAACTGTTCTGGTTGGCGGGCAACGTGTTGATCGACCGGGGCAATGCGATCAAGGCGCGCCGGTCGATGCTGACCACCACCCATACGCTGCAGCATGAGGATACGTCGATCTGGGTGTTCCCAGAGGGCACGCGCAATCTTGGCGAGGACTTGCTGCCATTCAAGAAAGGCGCCTTTCAGATGGCGATAGCCGCCGGGGTGCCGATTGTTCCGGTGTGTGTCAGCAGTTACATCAAGCACATGCAGCTCAATCGCTGGCGCAGCGGTGACATTCTCATACGCTCGCTGCCGGCCATTCCCACGGCGGGACTGAGTATGGACGACATGCCCCAGCTCATCGCCCAGTGCCGTGAGCTGATGCGCGAGTGCATCGCGACACTGGACCGGCAGCTGCAGGCCGCTTGAATGAAAAACCCGCCCCACGGCGGGTTTTCTTTTGCCGTCGAACTCCGCAGATTTTGCTGACTCTCAAGCAACAGGGCGCGCTAAGCTGAACATTGCCTGCCACTGCCATTTTCACAATAAGAAGTGAACCACCATTATGGGTAGAGTCGTTGCTGCTGCGGTATACAGCGCCGGAAAGAAAGTCACCAATATCACCCTTGACGAAGGCAGCGCCTGGGCCGCCAAACCTGGTCATTTTGTATGGATCGGCCTGGAAGAGCCCAGTGCCCTGGAGCTGACCAACCTGCAGCGTCAATTCAATCTGCATGAATTGGCGATCGAAGACGCGATGGAGAAGCACAGCCGGCCCAAGCTGGAGACCTTTGGCGATGCGCTGTTTATCGTCACCTATTCGCCAATACGCAAGGACGGCAAGCTGCAGTTCATCGAAACCCATATCTTTGCCGGTAAGGGCTACATCATCACCGCCCGTAACGGTCACTCAGCGTCCTACGCCCACGTCCGACAACGCTGTGAGGCGCGTCCTCTTTTGCTGAAACATGGGGAAGATTTTGTCCTCTATGCCATTCTTGATTTCGTGATTGAAAACTACCAGCCGATGGGTGAAGCCATTCACGCTGAAATCGATGAGCTGGAGCGCAATGTCATGTGCAGCTCCCTGAACGAGCGGGATATCCAGAACCTGCACAGCTTGCGTCGCGACGTGTTGCGCCTGCGTCGCTACGCGGCGCCGATGGTGGAGATCAGTGAAGAGTTGCAGAGACTCGACTTCCCCTTCATCGACAAGAACATGAGCCCGTATTTCCGCGATGTGCAGATTCATGTCACGCGGCAAATGGAAGACCTGGCGACCCTGGCCGACATCGCCAGCCAGACCATCGAAGTCGGCGTGTTGCTGGAAGCGTCGCGCCAGAGCGTGGTGCAACGCAAGTTCGCGGCGTGGGCGGCGATCCTCGCGTTTCCCACGGCAGTGGCCGGGATCTATGGGATGAACTTCCAGGATATGCCGGAGTTGAGCTGGCAATACGGGTATTTTGCCGTGCTGGGGGTCATTGCGGTGGGATGCTCCTCGTTGTGGTGGAGCTTCAAGCGTTCGGGGTGGTTGTAAGCGGGCGCTCTTCGCTGGGATTTGTGGGCATTCATCGCGAGCAGGCTCGCTCCCAGAAACAACTGTGGGAGCGAGCCTGCTCGCGATGAGGGCAGCCCATCCATCATCCATGCCAACTGATCCACCGCTATCGCCAGCAGGCTCGCTCCCAATTAGACATCGGTGAACGTTAGCCTTGGGCGGCTTCGGCCTGTGGCTTGTGAGCAACGAAACGCATCATCCACTCCGCCACCGTGGTGCCATGGTGCTCGTGGGCCAGGCTCGCCACACCCTGGCTGTAAATCTGCTCGCCGAGATGCTGCTGGCGAATCTCCAACAAGGCCCGGGAATAGTCGTGGATGAATTCCGGGTGGCCCTGGAAACACAGCACCTGATCGTTGATGTGATAGGCGGCGAACGGGCAGAAATCGCTGGAGGCGATGACCGTGGCGTTTTCGGGTAATTGGGTAACCTGGTCCTGATGACTGATCAGCAGGGTCAGTTCTTCCATCACCGGGCTCATCCACGGCGCCTTGGCCGCGAGTTTATAGCGATGGGTACCGACACCCCAACCCTGGGTGGCACGTTCGGTCTTGCCGCCCAGCAACAACGCCAACAGTTGATGGCCGAAACACACGCCCAGCAGCTTGTCGCCACGCTGGTAGCGGCCCAGCAGGTAAGTCTTGAGGGTTTGAATCCACGGATCGGTGCCAAAAGAATCAGCCTTGCTACCGGTCACGAGGTAGGCGTCGAACTGCTCATCATCGCTGGGGTAATGGCCTTCCATCACGTTGTACACAGTAAACTCGGCCGCAACAGGCTGTTGTGAAAACAGGCGCTGGAACATCTGCCCGTAACCCTGATATTGGTCGACCAGTTCCGGACGCAGGATATCGGTTTCCAGAATGCAGATGCGTAGCGACATAAAAAATACCTGACACGATGATGGGAATATTGCACACCCCAGAGCCTGCCCTGAAACACCGTTCCAAGGCAAGCCCCTCCCCAACATGTCAGAAAAGTTCCTGCCTGACGGCTTTGTTCAACAACAAGGCGGGTGGCGAAAAACGCTCGCCGTATTGCTCGGCCAGATACTGGGCGCGAGCGACAAAATCCTGCAGGCCGTACTGGTTGATGAACTGCAACGCACCACCGGTCCAGGCCGCGAAGCCAATACCGAAGATCGAACCGACATTGGCCTCGGCCGTCGAAGTGAGCACGCCTTCCTCCACACAGCGCACGGTTTCCAGGGCCTGGATGAACAGCAGGCGATCACGGATGTCCTGCGGCGAAATCTGTCCGTCGGCTTTCTCGAAACGGCTTTTGAGTCCCGGCCACAAGTGCTTCGGCCCACCGGCCGGATATTCATAGAAACCCGCACCAGCGGCCTTGCCCGGCCGCTTGTATTCGTTAAGCAGCAAGTCAATCACGGCGAATGCTGGGTGCTCGACGGGCGTTTTCCCCTCCAATTTCAGATCCTGGGCGGTTTGTTTGCGGATATGGCTCATAAGGCTGAGGGAAACTTCGTCAGAGACCGCCAGAGGCCCAACCGGCATCCCGGCCTTGCGCGCTTCGGTCTCGATCATCGGCGCACTCACGCCCTCGCCAAGCATGGCGATACCTTCATTGGTAAAGGTGCCGAAGACCCGGGAGGTAAAGAAACCGCGACTGTCGTTGACCACAATCGGCGTCTTGTTGATCTGCAGGACGAAATCAAAACCCCGGGCCAGGGTCTCGTCGCTGGTGCGGGCACCCTTGATGATTTCCACCAAGGGCATTTTTTCCACCGGGCTGAAGAAGTGCAGCCCGATAAACTTCGTCGGGTCCGCTACAGCCATGGCCAGGCCGCTGATGGGCAAGGTCGAGGTGTTGGAGGCGACCACCGCGTCATGCCCCGCCACTGCCTGAGCGGCAGCCGACACCTTGGCTTTGAGGGCGCGGTCTTCAAACACCGCTTCGATGATCAGATCGCAACCGGCCAGGTCAGCGTCGCTGTTCGTGGTGTGAATCCGCGCCAGCGTGGTTTCGCGTTGCTCGGAGGTAAGCTGGCTGCGAGCGACTTTCTGGTCCAGCAGCATCGCCGAACGGGCCTTGCCCTTCTCGGCAGCGCTTCGGTCGATATCCTTGAGCACCACTTCAATGCCGGCCACGGCGCTGACGTAGGCAATACCAGCGCCCATCATGCCCGCTCCAAGCACGCCGACCTTCTTTGTCAGATACGGCGCAAAACCCTGTGGGCGCGAACCGCCAGCCTTGATCTCGTTGAGCTGGAACCAGAAGGTACCGATCAGGTTCTTGGCCACCTGGCCGCTGGTCAGCTCGGTGAAGTAGCGGGTTTCGATCAGGTGAGCGGTGGCGAAATCCACCTGGGCGCCCTCCACCGCGGCGCAGAGAATTTTCTCTGGTGCTGGCAGGCAACCCTGGGTCTTGTTACGCAGGATCGAGGGAGCAATCGCCAGCATTTGTGCGACTTTCGGGTCCGACGGCGTGCCACCCGGAATCTGATAGCCCTTCGCGTCCCATGGCTGGACCACGTTGGGGTTGGCGAGAATCCAGGCCCGGGCTTTGGCCAGCAGCTCATCGCGGTCCTTCGCCAGCTCATCGATCAAACCCGCCTGCAGCGCATGTTGCGGGCCCACCTTCTTACCCTCGAGCAGATACGGCAAGGCCTTTTCCAACCCGAGCAGGCGCACCATTCGCACCACCCCACCGCCGCCCGGCAGGAGGCCAAGGGTGACTTCCGGCAGGCCGATCTGCAGCGATGGATGCTCCAGTGCCACACGATGATGGCACGCCAGGCAGATCTCCCAGCCACCGCCAAGGGCCGCGCCATTGATGGCCGCCACCACGGGTTTGCCCAAGGTTTCCAAAACGCGCAGCTGCGCCTTTAGTCCCAGAACCATGTCGTAGAAAGCCTTGGCCTCGGGCTTGCCGACCTTGATCAGCTCATTGAGGTCACCGCCGGCGAAAAAGGTTTTCTTCGCCGAGGTGATGATCACGCCGGTAATCGAATCTCTTTCGGCGGTCAAACGGGCGACGCAGGCAGCCATCGCCTCGCGGTACACGGCATTCATGGTGTTGGCGCTTTGCCCTGGCATGTCCAGGGTCAGGACGACGATCCGGTCCTGGCCAATTTCGTAACGGATGGCATCGGTCATCAAAATATTCCTTGAAGTCGTGGCTCAGAGGCGTTCGATCACAGTGGCAATGCCCATGCCGCCGCCGACACACAAGGTCGCCAGACCATAGCGCAGGCGACGCGCCTCCAACTCATCGAGCAGAGTGCCGAGGATTGCGCACCCGGTGGCGCCCAAGGGGTGCCCCATGGCGATGGAGCCACCGTTGACGTTGACCTTGGCGGGGTCGATGGCCATGTCCTTGATGAACTTGAGCACTACCGAGGCGAAGGCTTCGTTGACTTCGAACAGATCGATGTCCTCCACCCGCAACCCAGCCTTGGCCAAGGCCTTGCGGGTGGCCGGCGCCGGGCCGGTGAGCATGATCGTCGGGTCGGTGCTGGTGACGGCGGTGGCGACGATCCGCGCCCGGGGTCGCAAGCCCAATGCGCGCCCCTTGGCTTCGGAACCGATCAACATCAGCGCCGCACCATCGACGATGCCGGAACTGTTACCCGGCGTGTGCACATGGTTGATTCGTTCAACGTGGCTATAGACCCGCAGCGCCGTACCGTCGAAGCCCATCTGGCCCATGGCTTCGAAACTTGGCTTGAGCTTGCCCAGGCCTTCGAGCGTCGAGTCGGCGCGGATGAATTCGTCGTGGTCCAGCAGCACGATGCCATTCCGGTCCCGCACCGCCACCAGCGATTTGTCGAACGAGCCGTCAGCCCGGGCCCGCGCCGCTTTTTGCTGGGAATGCAACGCGTAGGCATCGACATCCGCGCGACTGAAGCCTTCCAGAGTAGCGATCAGGTCGGCGCCGATGCCCTGAGGGGTGAAGTGGCCATGCAGGTTGGATTGCGGGTCAAGCGCCCACGCACCACCATCGCTGCCCATAGGCACCCGGGACATGGATTCGACGCCGCCAGCCACGACCAGGTCCTCGAACCCGGATCGCACTTTCATGGCCGCCAGGTTCACCGCTTCCAGACCCGAGGCGCAAAACCGATTGAGCTGCACACCTGCCACGCTGACGTCCCAGTCGGCGATCAGAGCGGCGGTCTTGGCGATGTCGGCGCCCTGCTCGCCCACTGGCGTTACACAACCCAGCACGATGTCGTCGACCTGGCTGGTGTCCAGGCTCATGCGTTGGCGCAACGCAATGAGCAGCCCCCCCACCAGGTTCACCGGCTTGACGCTGTGCAGCGCGCCATCGGCCTTGCCCTTGCCGCGAGGCGTGCGTAATGCATCGAAAATCAAAGCTTGGATCATGACATCCTCGAACCACGGGGGTAGGCAATTGGCTTCAACCATAAGCCCAGCGGCGCGGGATTCAATGACCACAGTGCTCAATGGCGTTGACAGCCACGCTCAGACGAACGGTAGCGAGCTATCGGGTTAACCGATTCAGGTGGGCAAGCTGTCTAGCAAAAGGGCCTTCAAGCAGGTGGCAATAGGCCTCATGCCGTTTTAATAGCGATACCCATTGAACTGATACGAATTGGATCTAAGCCAAGGCGGCTGCGGCCCCTAATGTAATCCTTGTACAAGAAGGTCGTCGGGTTTTGCCGAGACGCTTGTCAGACAGGAAGTGCACCGCCAGCCATCATGGATATGCAGGCTGGCCTCAGGAAATAACAAAAAAGGCGGGTCAGCCATGTTCAAACATTCGAAAGTTCGTCAAGCCGGGCTCATTCTCTTCGCCACGACGCTGCTGTTGATTTTGCCGAATATCACCAAGGTGATCGGCTGAGTCCTGCGCGCGGGTGCCTGCACCATCAGCACGTTGTATCGCCAAGAAATGTGACGGGTTCGTTGTTCCGGCGACGGTGGCTGTGCCAACCTTTACGGCATTCTCCACGACATGGAAGGCGATCCATTTGAAAGCTCTCATTGTGTTCGGGGCGTTGCTGCTCAGCACGCCCCTGTATGCCGCGCAGCTGGTGCTGGAGCTGGGCGCGAATGCGCGCACCTGGCAAACCGAAGAACTGCTCAAGCATCCTGAAGCCCAGACAGTCCAGATCACTGACGACGTTTCCTACAAGAAACCGATGAGTTATCGCGCCGTCCCGCTGACGGCATTGTTGGCTGGCGTCCAGTCGGACGAGCATCTGCAAGCCGTGGCGCTGGATGGTTTCGCCGCCGAAATGCCCGCCGCGCCACTACTCAATAAGAGCGGCGCCCGGGCCTGGTTGGCGATTGAGGACCCGGCCAAGCCCTGGCCTGCGCTGGGCGAAGGCAAGCACAGTGCCGGGCCTTTCTATCTGGTTTGGACGAACCCGCAGGCGGGCCATATCAGCCCTGAACAATGGCCGTACGCGCTGGCGAGCATCAAGCGTCTGTCCGCGGTGGCCGAACGCTTCCCGGCCCTGCTACCGTCACCCAGCCTGGCCAAGGACGATCCGGTCAATAAAGGCTTCGAGCTGTTCCAGAAGAACTGCCTGGCCTGCCATCGGCTCAATGGCGCGGGCGATGCGCAGTTCGGCCCGGACCTGAACATTCCCTTCAACCCGACCGAATACTTCTCGGGGGATTTCCTCAAACGCTATATCCGTGATCCACAGAATCTGCGTAGCTGGCCCCAGGGCAAGATGCCGGGGTTCTCGGAGGCGGTGCTACCGGACTCGGAGCTGGATTTGTTGGTGGGCTATTTGAAGCATATGGCGGGACGCAAACAGCCGTTGAAGCAGTAAATTTGCTTGCGTGGCGAGGGAGCCTGCTTCCTTGCCACAAAAGCTCGCTCGCCAGACGGTTACTGTTGTTGCACCGAGATCACCGGCGCCGGTGTCACGACCACCTTGGCATGCATCTGCTCAAACCCACCCCCGCGACGCATGCCCCGCACCGGGCAGGCATCCAGGTAATCCAGGCCCACGGCCAGTTTCAGGTGTCGTTCCGGGCGGACCAGTTGGTTGGTCACATCGAAGCTGTACCAGGCGTCATCGAGCCAGGCCTCGGCCCAGGCGTGGCTGACCAGCTGTTCGCTGTTGTCGCTGAACAGATAGCCCGACACGTACCGCGCTGGCACGCCAAGACTGCGGGCACAGGCCAGGAATGCGTGGGCGTGGTCCTGACACACCCCGCTACCACCAGCAAAAGCCTGGGCTGCGCTGGTCTCGACCTCCGTGGCGCCGGGTGTGTAGGTCATGTGCTGGTTCAGCCCGTACATCAAATCGATCAATGCCGTGCGATCACGACGCTGTTTGCATTGCTGCTGGGCAAACGCGCGAAGAGCTTCGTCCGCTTCAGTCAATCGGGTGAACCGCAGGAATGGCAGCGCCGACTGGCTCTCATGCTCGGCTTCGTGCAACGGATCGATGTCCACCTGTCCGCGCGCGCCGATGATGATCGTTTCGTGGGGTTCGTCGAGGGTGAGTACATGAAAGATGTTGCCGAACGGATCCAGCTGCGCCCGTACCGGCCGTGGCAAATCCAGTTGCCAGCTGAGCACATGCTGGCGTTCGCTGTCGTGGGGCGTCAGGCGCAGGTACTGGATGCTGGCACGAACCTGGTCTTCATAGTGGTAGGTCGTTTCGTGGCTGATTGAGAGTCTCATATGACCTCCAGGTAGGAACTGTGAATGGCATTGCCCAGTTCACGGACCAGTGGGATGAATTCGGTGAGCCAGGCATGCAGGCCCCCGTCGAGGATTTCGTTGATACCGGTGTAGCGCAGACGCGCGTCCATCTCCGCACCCAGCCGTTGTGCCTGCCGGCCATTGGAGCCTGGCAGGCTCGCGAGGATCTGCTCGATTTCTTCGGTGCAGGCCCGCAGCGAACGCGGCACATCGGCGCGTAACAGCAACAGTTCAGCCACATGACGGGCACCCGGGGCGTCGCGGTAGATCTCGGTGTAGGCCTCGAAGGAAGACAAGGCCCGTAACAAGGCGCTCCACTGGTAATACGCGTGGGCGGTACCGTCGCTGACCGTGTCGGCCTGATCGCCGGCCATTTCGTAGCGGGCGTCGAGCAAGCGCAAAGTGTTATCAGCCCTTTCGATAAAGGTCCCCAGGCGAATGAACCTGAATGCGTCGTTACGCATGATGGTGCCGTAGGTTGCACCTCGGAACAGGTGGGACCGCTCCTTGATCCACTCGCAGAAACGGCTCATGCCGTAGCGAGTCAAACCTTGCTCGGCAATCCCGCGAATTTCCAGCCAGGTGGCGTTGATGTTTTCCCACATGTCGGCGGTGATTCGCCCACGTACCGCGTGGGCGCTGGCCCGCGCGGAGCCAAGACAGCTGTAGATGCTGGCCGGGTTGGCCGCGTCCAAGGCAAAGAAATGCAGCAGTCGTTCGGCATGCAGATCGCCGTGTCGCTCCCGGTAATCGTCCAGCGTTCCGGTGATCAGCAAGGGCATGGCCAATTCGTGCAGGCCATCGCCGCGCCCGTCCTGAGGCATCAGGGACAACGAGTAACTGACGTCGAGCATCCGCGCGAGGTTTTCCGCACGCTCCAGGTAACGCGACATCCAGTACAGGTCCGAGGCAGTTCTACTTAACATGGCAGCTTCCTCAATCCTCGACCACCCAGGTGTCCTTCGTGCCCCCGCCCTGGGACGAA
Coding sequences within:
- a CDS encoding nuclear transport factor 2 family protein; translated protein: MTIWMSSAMRLQAAALCLLFSISTVNASETMTQDANAHQVRQAFTNWQQGKGTVFDLLAPDAVWTVAGSSPVSVVYNSKTDLMERAVKPISARLASPISPTVQSIVAEDDVVVVLWNGKATALDQRPYNNTYLWHMTFKDGRVTEVNAFLDTYVLDDLLRRVKPVQQ
- a CDS encoding DUF1206 domain-containing protein, which produces MSPHQSLVLLARGGYAARGVIYLIIGIFALLAAQDSSKSKDSHSSLEVLLSQPFGHALVGLVVMGLLAFAGWRVLQATRDVDHHGKELKGLVIRAGLLAGGLINGALAFFALGLLISGLKGSGGSGGDQTQDLLARLLSWDHSNVLIYLIALIPLGVGIAHIIKGWKASFEKYFEADEDVMRYVRPVSRFGLIARGVVFIEIALLLIISGSTYKAMDPPGMKDALDALQNLPAGGVVLMVMALGLIAFSVYSFSEAAWRKINMDVPGMSGT
- a CDS encoding GNAT family N-acetyltransferase, giving the protein MSLKPNQNPPVILVPAQQSDSDSLVNIRIEAMRESLERVGRFDPIRARERFLSGFEPRYTRHIEVSGRRVGFVVVKHHNSELLLDHLYVKPDAQGSGIGSAVLDHIFKEADAAALPIRVGALKESASNRFYIRHGFQFVESSEFDNYYVRQSVGETCG
- a CDS encoding amidotransferase, with protein sequence MSLRICILETDILRPELVDQYQGYGQMFQRLFSQQPVAAEFTVYNVMEGHYPSDDEQFDAYLVTGSKADSFGTDPWIQTLKTYLLGRYQRGDKLLGVCFGHQLLALLLGGKTERATQGWGVGTHRYKLAAKAPWMSPVMEELTLLISHQDQVTQLPENATVIASSDFCPFAAYHINDQVLCFQGHPEFIHDYSRALLEIRQQHLGEQIYSQGVASLAHEHHGTTVAEWMMRFVAHKPQAEAAQG
- a CDS encoding 1-acylglycerol-3-phosphate O-acyltransferase — its product is MLFVLRMSLMALHFVLAGMLGVILGLCRPFNPDNSRLCARLYALPAMCILRLRVKAEVSTLVDKPQSCVIIANHQSNYDLFVFGNVVPRRTVCIGKKSLKWVPLFGQLFWLAGNVLIDRGNAIKARRSMLTTTHTLQHEDTSIWVFPEGTRNLGEDLLPFKKGAFQMAIAAGVPIVPVCVSSYIKHMQLNRWRSGDILIRSLPAIPTAGLSMDDMPQLIAQCRELMRECIATLDRQLQAA
- a CDS encoding crotonase/enoyl-CoA hydratase family protein → MSDLIAYHLEDGIATLTLNNGKVNAISPDVIAAFNVALDQATADRAVVIITGQPGILSGGYDLKVMTAGPKEAVSLVTAGSTLARRLLSHPFPVVVACPGHAVAKGAFLLLSADYRIGVDGPFSIGLNEVQIGMTMHHAGIELARDRLRKSAFHRSVINAEMFNPQGAVDAGFLDKVVSAEELQSAALEAARQLKKINMSAHKNTKLKVRKALLETLDSAILLDQEHMG
- a CDS encoding magnesium and cobalt transport protein CorA produces the protein MGRVVAAAVYSAGKKVTNITLDEGSAWAAKPGHFVWIGLEEPSALELTNLQRQFNLHELAIEDAMEKHSRPKLETFGDALFIVTYSPIRKDGKLQFIETHIFAGKGYIITARNGHSASYAHVRQRCEARPLLLKHGEDFVLYAILDFVIENYQPMGEAIHAEIDELERNVMCSSLNERDIQNLHSLRRDVLRLRRYAAPMVEISEELQRLDFPFIDKNMSPYFRDVQIHVTRQMEDLATLADIASQTIEVGVLLEASRQSVVQRKFAAWAAILAFPTAVAGIYGMNFQDMPELSWQYGYFAVLGVIAVGCSSLWWSFKRSGWL